The following are encoded in a window of Candidatus Zixiibacteriota bacterium genomic DNA:
- the mtaB gene encoding tRNA (N(6)-L-threonylcarbamoyladenosine(37)-C(2))-methylthiotransferase MtaB codes for MAKVSFFTVGCKLNQYETELIARRLKQLGFERVDWAEDADLYIVNSCNVTHKAAADSRRKLFGVKKKHPRAKAVAIGCYAHLKKEDLSGLEEIDLVLGNDEKDQVLARLNHLFPEISADMPSLEDSVLDGMSKRSRALVKVQDGCNQNCSYCIIPKARGHEISRPIEKILEEVRALKNNGYREVILTGVHVGRYRENGTVLGGLVRRIVTDTEIDRVRLSSLEVNEIESDLIQTVEQSGRVCRHFHIPLQSGSDRILRSMNRPYSTKKYRDIIDQIKSRIPGVMIGADLIVGFPGETEKEFAESLDFVENSPIDYLHVFSYSDHPEARSFSFDDKLEPPEIKIRNRIVTDLGDLKWKSFINSQLDSELEVLFEKRYFHKNGAVSGLSDNYIRIESTAGPEFCNQICRVRPEAVCGRKLIGKIIS; via the coding sequence GTGGCAAAGGTTTCTTTTTTTACAGTTGGATGCAAGCTCAACCAGTATGAGACCGAATTGATAGCACGACGCCTGAAACAGCTTGGATTCGAGCGGGTTGACTGGGCTGAGGATGCCGACTTGTATATCGTCAACAGTTGCAATGTGACCCATAAGGCGGCCGCTGACTCTCGTCGCAAGCTGTTCGGGGTCAAGAAGAAACATCCACGCGCGAAGGCTGTCGCTATCGGCTGTTATGCCCATTTGAAAAAAGAAGATCTGAGCGGTCTGGAGGAGATCGACCTGGTATTGGGAAACGATGAAAAGGATCAGGTGCTCGCTCGTTTGAACCATCTTTTTCCTGAAATCAGTGCTGATATGCCGTCTTTGGAAGATTCTGTTTTAGATGGTATGAGTAAGCGCAGTCGGGCGCTGGTCAAGGTGCAGGATGGTTGCAATCAGAATTGCAGTTACTGTATTATCCCAAAAGCTCGCGGGCATGAAATTTCCCGGCCGATCGAAAAGATACTTGAAGAGGTCAGGGCGTTAAAAAACAATGGTTACCGGGAAGTGATCCTGACCGGGGTGCATGTCGGGCGTTATCGCGAAAACGGCACAGTACTGGGCGGTCTGGTCAGGCGGATTGTAACGGATACGGAAATCGACCGGGTCAGGTTATCATCTCTCGAGGTCAATGAGATCGAATCCGATCTAATTCAGACAGTCGAACAATCAGGCCGTGTCTGCAGGCATTTTCATATCCCGCTCCAGAGCGGTTCGGATCGGATTCTGAGATCGATGAACCGTCCGTATAGTACCAAAAAATACAGGGATATAATCGATCAAATCAAATCCCGTATCCCCGGAGTTATGATCGGCGCCGACCTGATTGTCGGATTTCCCGGCGAGACGGAGAAGGAATTTGCTGAAAGCCTTGATTTTGTTGAAAACAGTCCGATCGACTACCTGCATGTGTTCAGCTATTCCGACCACCCTGAAGCTCGCAGTTTCAGTTTTGATGATAAACTCGAACCTCCTGAAATCAAAATCCGCAACCGGATCGTGACAGACCTTGGTGACCTGAAATGGAAGAGTTTTATTAATTCTCAGCTCGATAGCGAGCTTGAGGTATTGTTCGAGAAGCGATACTTTCATAAAAATGGTGCTGTCAGCGGGCTTTCCGATAACTATATCAGGATCGAAAGTACCGCCGGTCCCGAGTTCTGCAACCAGATCTGCCGTGTCAGGCCGGAAGCCGTTTGCGGTCGCAAACTGATCGGCAAAATAATTTC